The Centroberyx gerrardi isolate f3 chromosome 7, fCenGer3.hap1.cur.20231027, whole genome shotgun sequence genome contains a region encoding:
- the LOC139932076 gene encoding ADP-ribosylation factor 1-like isoform X1, whose protein sequence is MGNFASLFKNLFGNEEMRILMVGLDAAGKTTILYKLKLREIVSALPTTGFNVEIVEYKNISFTVWDVGGQDKIRPLWRHYFHNTVGLIFVVDSNDQERIHQAKEELMQMLAEDELRDAALLVFANKQDLPNAMNAAEITDKLCLHSLRHHNWYIQATCATSGDGLYEGLDWLSNQLKNAK, encoded by the exons ATGGGAAATTTTGCAAGCCTGTTTAAAAATCTCTTTGGAAATGAAGAGATGAGGATCCTGATGGTAGGACTGGACGCTGCTGGAAAGACCACCATCCTGTACAAGCTCAAGCTGAGAGAGATCGTTTCTGCCCTACCGA ccacagGTTTTAATGTTGAGATAGTAGAATACAAGAACATCAGTTTTACAGTGTGGGATGTGGGCGGTCAGGACAAAATTAGGCCACTATGGAGGCACTACTTCCATAACACAGTAG GCTTGATCTTTGTAGTAGACAGTAATGACCAGGAGCGAATTCATCAGGCGAAGGAGGAGCTGATGCAGATGCTGGCTGAGGATGAGCTGAGAGACGCTGCGCTGCTTGTGTTTGCCAACAAACAG gACCTGCCCAATGCCATGAACGCAGCTGAGATCACAGACAAGCTGTGCCTGCACTCCCTGCGCCATCACAACTGGTACATCCAGGCCACGTGCGCCACTAGTGGAGACGGTCTCTATGAGGGCCTGGACTGGCTTTCCAACCAGCTAAAGAACGCGAAATGA
- the LOC139932076 gene encoding ADP-ribosylation factor 1-like isoform X3, which yields MGNFASLFKNLFGNEEMRILMVGLDAAGKTTILYKLKLREIVSALPMLGLIFVVDSNDQERIHQAKEELMQMLAEDELRDAALLVFANKQDLPNAMNAAEITDKLCLHSLRHHNWYIQATCATSGDGLYEGLDWLSNQLKNAK from the exons ATGGGAAATTTTGCAAGCCTGTTTAAAAATCTCTTTGGAAATGAAGAGATGAGGATCCTGATGGTAGGACTGGACGCTGCTGGAAAGACCACCATCCTGTACAAGCTCAAGCTGAGAGAGATCGTTTCTGCCCTACCGATGCT TG GCTTGATCTTTGTAGTAGACAGTAATGACCAGGAGCGAATTCATCAGGCGAAGGAGGAGCTGATGCAGATGCTGGCTGAGGATGAGCTGAGAGACGCTGCGCTGCTTGTGTTTGCCAACAAACAG gACCTGCCCAATGCCATGAACGCAGCTGAGATCACAGACAAGCTGTGCCTGCACTCCCTGCGCCATCACAACTGGTACATCCAGGCCACGTGCGCCACTAGTGGAGACGGTCTCTATGAGGGCCTGGACTGGCTTTCCAACCAGCTAAAGAACGCGAAATGA
- the LOC139932076 gene encoding ADP-ribosylation factor 1-like isoform X2 — protein MGNFASLFKNLFGNEEMRILMVGLDAAGKTTILYKLKLREIVSALPMLGFNVEIVEYKNISFTVWDVGGQDKIRPLWRHYFHNTVGLIFVVDSNDQERIHQAKEELMQMLAEDELRDAALLVFANKQDLPNAMNAAEITDKLCLHSLRHHNWYIQATCATSGDGLYEGLDWLSNQLKNAK, from the exons ATGGGAAATTTTGCAAGCCTGTTTAAAAATCTCTTTGGAAATGAAGAGATGAGGATCCTGATGGTAGGACTGGACGCTGCTGGAAAGACCACCATCCTGTACAAGCTCAAGCTGAGAGAGATCGTTTCTGCCCTACCGATGCT TG GTTTTAATGTTGAGATAGTAGAATACAAGAACATCAGTTTTACAGTGTGGGATGTGGGCGGTCAGGACAAAATTAGGCCACTATGGAGGCACTACTTCCATAACACAGTAG GCTTGATCTTTGTAGTAGACAGTAATGACCAGGAGCGAATTCATCAGGCGAAGGAGGAGCTGATGCAGATGCTGGCTGAGGATGAGCTGAGAGACGCTGCGCTGCTTGTGTTTGCCAACAAACAG gACCTGCCCAATGCCATGAACGCAGCTGAGATCACAGACAAGCTGTGCCTGCACTCCCTGCGCCATCACAACTGGTACATCCAGGCCACGTGCGCCACTAGTGGAGACGGTCTCTATGAGGGCCTGGACTGGCTTTCCAACCAGCTAAAGAACGCGAAATGA